The nucleotide window GGTGGATTTCGAGGCCGGCGTGGTGACGGTGGACTGGGACCCGGACTTCTAGGAGTGAGTGGAAAGGCGTGAGAAGTGAGTGGCATCCGGTAGCCTGATCGCCCTCATCATGGGCCCCAGGCACTGTCGCTGTCGCGGTTGCGGTTGCTCCCACTCGTTCCTCACTCCTCCCCACTCACTCCTCGCTTCTCGCCCATGCGCATCGACGTCATGACCCTGTTCCCCGAGTTCATCGCCCAGGCCGCGGCCGTGGGCGTGGTCGGGCGCGCACAGGAACGCGGCCTGCTCTCGCTGCAGGGCTGGAATCCGCGCGACTACGCCAGCGGCGGCTACCGCCGGGTGGACGACCGCCCGTTCGGGGGCGGCCCCGGCATGGTGATGCTGATCGAACCCCTGCAGGCCTGCCTCGAAGCGGTCCGCGCCGCCGACCCGGCCCCGGCACCGGTGATCTACATGAGTCCGCAGGGCGTGCCGTTCACCCAGAAGAAGGCCCGCGAACTGGCGGCCCTGCCGCGGATGATCCTGCTGTGCGGGCGCTACGAGGGCGTGGACGAACGCTTCCTGCAGGCGGAGGTCGACGAGGAGCTGTCGATCGGCGACTACGTGCTGTCCGGCGGTGAACTGGCCGCGGCGGTGGTCATCGATGCGGTCGGGCGTCTGCAGGAAGGTGCGTTGAACGATGCCGATTCCGCGGTCCAGGACAGTTTCGAGGGCGATGGCCTGCTCGACTGCCCGCACTACACCCAACCTTCCAGCCATCCGCTGGGCGAGGTGCCGGCCGTCCTGCGCTCGGGCGACCATGCGGCCATCGCGCGCTGGCGGCGGCAGCAGGCGCTGGGCCGGACCTGGCTCCGGCGGCCGGACCTGCTGGACGAAACCCGCCTGTCCAAGGCCGACCGGGCCTTGCTGGAGGCCTTCCGGGCCGGGCTGGCGGACCGGCACGGGGCAGGGTAGCCACCCGGGCCGGAAATCCGGTAGAATGCGCGACCCTTGGGCGGTTCACGCCCCCGGATCCCATAAGAATATCGTGCAGCGCAATCCGGCGACTGCATCAGTTTCCGCTGTCGCAAGACACGACCACGCATACAAGCATTGGTGCCAACATGAGCAAGCTCCTCCAGGAATTCGAAGCCTCCCAGATCACGCGCGAGCTGCCCGCGTTCGGCCCCGGTGACACGGTCGTCGTCAACGTGAAGGTGAAGGAAGGCAACCGCGAGCGCGTGCAGGCGTACGAAGGCGTCGTCATCGCCAAGAAGAACGCCGGCCTGAACTCCGCCTTCACCGTGCGCAAGATCTCGCACGGCTACGGCGTGGAGCGCGTGTTCCAGACCCACAGCGCCTCGATCGACTCGGTCGAAGTTAAGCGCCGCGGCAAGGTCCGCGCCGGCAAGCTGTACTACCTGCGCGACCTGGAAGGCAAGGCTGCCCGCATCAAGGAAGACCTGGCCGCCAATGCCGCCGCCAAGGCCGCCCGTCAGGCCGCCGCCGCTGCCGCCGAGTAATCCCGCGTCCGCTACCGGATCGGCGACGAAGCCCCGGCCTGTGCCGGGGCTTCTGCGTTAATGTGGGCCATGATCGGACCCGGTGCACGCGGATGAGACAATGCGCGCTTGCGATCTGCATGATGGCCGCGCTGGCGTGGCCCGGACTGTGCGCCGGGCAAGGGCGCCAGGACGATGTGCGCCTGGATGCACCGTCTCCGCTGGCCGGCGCCCACGAGATCGCGCGCCGCACCCAGACGCCCACCACCTTCGACCGCATGCAGCGCTATGTGACCGCCTCGGGTCGCCAGTTGGCCGAGCAGACGGTGGACATGGCGGAAGCCCGGTTCGATGTCTTCGTGCCGCGCAGACCGCCGCCGCCGCGCGGTTACGCGCTGCTGGTCTGGATTCCGCCGCAGGATGCGTTCCGGGCGCCCATGGACTGGATGCCGGCCCTCGAAGCGCACGGAATGATCTATGTGTCGCCGCGCGAAGCGGGAAACGATGAGATCGTGTTCGATCGCCGGATGCCGCTGGCGCTGCACGCCGCGCACGGCATCGCCGCCCGGTATCCGGTGGATCCCGAGCGCGTGTTCGTGGGCGGTTTCTCGGGAGGTTCGCGGACGGCGCTGAGGGTCGCGCTGGCCTATCCGGACGTCTTCCGGGGCGCGCTTCTGAATGCGGGGAGCGACGTCATCGGCAGCACGCGGTTGACCCCGCCGCCTGCCGACCTGCTGCGCCTGTTCCAGACGACAACGCGCCTGGCCTACGTCACCGGCGCGCACGACCTGCCCAATCGTCGTGCCGACGCGGCCAGCCAGCGTTCCCTGCAGGAATTCTGCGTGCAACAGGTGCATCGCCACTCGATGGGGTCGCGCGGCCACGCCACGCCGGACAGGCGGACCTTTCAGAGGGTGCTGGCGTGGCTGGATGCGCCTCCGTCGCCGCCCGACCCTGCTGCCCTGGAGGCTTGCAGGAAAGGGCTGAGCGAGCGCGTGCACGCTGACCTGGCGACGGTGCGAGGGCTGCTGGACGGGGGCGATCTGGTGGCGGCCGGCAGGGCACTGGGCGAGGCCGACCAGCGTTGGGGCGGGCTGGCGGCACCGGAAAGCGTCGATCTGGCGCGCAGGATCGCCACGGGGCTGGCGGATACCCGGTAGGGTAGGCCTCAAGTCGATGCGTGAGGGCGTGATGATGTCGGGATCGGACGAGCAGGGCATGGCCACCCTGAGGCTGGATATCTGGCTGTGGGCTGCGCGCTTCTACAAGACCCGCAGCCTGGCCAAGCAGGCCATCGTGACCGGCAAGGTCGATGTGGGCGGGCAACGGGCCAAGTCCTCGCGCGCCGTGCGCGTGGGCGACGTGCTGGCGATCACGCGGGGTGACGACACCTACGAGATCGAAGTGCGCGGCCTGAGCGATCAGCGCGGGCCCGCCGCCGTCGCGCAGGCCCTGTATGTCGAATCCGAAGCCTCGCGTGCGCGCCGCGAAGCGGCCCTGGCGCAACGGCGGGCCGAACGCGCCGGCTACCAGGCGCCACAGTCCAGACCCGACAAGCGCGCACGGCGCCTGATCCGCGCGCTGGGCGACATCGACGCCCTGTAAGGAAGAAGGGCGCCAGGGCGCCCTTCGGTGTCAGCGGCACGCGACGCTCAGCGGCCGCCGCCGAACATGCCGCCGCCGATCTTCAGGATGTCCCCCAGGCCCAGCTGACCGTCGCCATCCTGGTCCAGCACCGCGCCGAGCAGCCCGCCACCCAGGCCGCCCTGCTGCTGCACCTGGCGCTGTTCCTGGCCCAGCACCTCGGCCAGTCCCGGCGGATCGTTCGGTGCGCCGCCCTGGCTCATGCGCTGGGCGAGGAAGGCCAGCACGATGGGCGCCAGGATCTTCAGCAACTGGCCGGCGCGTTCACCGCCCAGGCCGGTGGCCTGGCCCAGGCCCAGTTCGGCCCGGTTCTGCTGGCCGCCGAAGATGTGGCCGAGGATGCCGGCGCCGTTGGCCTGCGGCGACGATGCGCCCCCCAGCACCGCGCCCAACACGCTGCCGAGGTCCAGGCCGGTGTGGTTGCGTTGCAGGGCGCCGAACAGGGCTTCCGCACCCTGCGGCTGCGCCGTGTTGCGGCCCAGCGCGCCCAGCAGCAGCGGAAGTGCGGCGCTGACCGCGCTGGAGGCCTGCATCTGCCCGATGCCGAGCTGCCGGGAGACCTGCTGCAGGGGGGCGCCCTGCAACTGGGCGAAGAGATCTTCCGCGAGGGATGCCTGGCTCATCGTGCGTTCGTCCTCCTGGACGGGGATGGAAAGTCGCCGACGATGCTAGCGCCAATCTGGCCGGGCACCGGTTCATGATCGCCGTGGACCGACCGGCGGAAACGACAACGCCGCATGCCTGGCCCGGCCATGCGGCGTTGCGACGGCATGCGCGGGAGGATCAGCGCAGGTCGAAGCGGTCCAGTTCCATCACCTTCGTCCAGGCCGCCACGAAGTCCTTCACGAACTTCTCCCTGCCATCGGCGCTGGCGTAGACCTCGGCGAGCGCGCGCAGCACCGAGTTCGAGCCGAACACCAGATCCACCCGGCTCCCGGTCCACTTCTGCGCGCCCGTCTTGCGGTCGTGTCCCGCGTAGCGGTTCTCGCCGGTGGCCTTCCACTCCGTTCCCATGTCGAGCAGGTTGACGAAGAAATCGTTGCTCAGCGTACCGGGCCTGTCGGTGAGCACGCCGGTATCGCCGCCGTCCGCGTTGGCGCCCAGCACGCGCAGGCCCCCCACCAGCACCGTCATCTCCGGTGCCGTGAGCGTCAGCAGTTGCGCCTTGTCGACCAGCAGGTGTTCGGCGGGGACGATGGAGCGTCCTTTCAGGTAGTTGCGGAATCCATCGGCGACCGGCTCCAGCACGGCGAAAGACGCGACATCGGTCTGGTCCTGGCGCGCATCGGTGCGGCCCGGACGGAACGGCACCGTGACGTCGACGCCGCCGGCCTTCGCCGCCTGCTCCACGCCCACGCCGCCGGCCAGCACGATGAGGTCGGCCAGCGAGACCTTCTTGCCGCCGCCGGCCTCCAGGTTGAACTCCATCTGGATGCGCTCCAGTGTCTTCAACACCTTCGCCAGTTGGTCCGGTCGGTTTACCGCCCAGTCCTTCTGCGGCGCCAGGCGGATACGCGCGCCGTTTGCGCCGCCCCGCTTGTCGCCGCCCCGGAACGTCGACGCCGACGCCCACGCGGTGGAGACCAGCTCGGACACCGACAGACCGGACGAAGCAATCCTGCCCTTCAATGTGGCGATGTCGGCCGCATCGATGGGTGCGTAGTCGGCATGGGGCAGCGGGTCCTGCCAGATCAGTTCTTCCCGGGGCACTTCCGGGCCCAGGTAGCGCGCGCGCGGGCCCATGTCGCGATGGGTCAGCTTGAACCACGCACGCGCGAACGCGTCGGCGAACGCTTGCGGGTTTTCGAGGAAGCGCTTGGAGATCGGCCCGTAGATCGGATCGAAGCGCAGCGACAGGTCGGTGGTCAGCATCTTGGGGCGCTGCTTGCGGGTGGCGTCGTGCGCAAGCGGCACGTCTTCCGGCGCGCCCTTGGCGACCCACTGGTGGGCGCCGGCGGGCGACTTCTCCAGTTCCCATTCGAATCCGAACAGGTTCTCGAAGAACTTGTTGCTCCACAGCGTGGGCGTCTGCGTCCAGGTGACCTCGATGCCCGAGGTGATGGTGTCGCCGCCCTTGCCGCTGCCGAACCTGTTGTGCCAGCCCAGGCCCTGCTGTTCCAGGTCGCCCGCTTCGGGTTCGGCCCCCACGTTGTCGGCGGGGCCGGCACCGTGCGTCTTGCCGAAGGTATGGCCGCCGGCGATCAGGGCGACGGTTTCCTCATCGTCCATCGCCATGCGGCCGAAGGTGTCGCGGATGTCCTTCGCCGCGAGCAGCGGGTCGGGGTTGCCGTCCGGGCCTTCCGGGTTCACGTAGATCAGTCCCATCTGCACGGCCGCCAGCGGATTCTCCAGCCGGCGCGAATGCACGTCGCCATCGGCGGTGTCGTCCGAGACCAGCACGCCCGCGTCGCCGGGCTTCTCGACGCCCTCGGAGCCATGCGCATAGCGGATGTCGCCCCCCAGCCACGTGGTCTCGCGGCCCCAGTACACGTCCTGGTCCGGTTCCCAGGTGTCCTCACGCCCGCCGCCGAAGCCGAAGGTGCGGAAGCCCATCGTTTCCAGGGCGACGTTGCCGGCCAGGATCATCAGGTCGGCCCACGAGATCGCCTGTCCGTATTTCTGCTTGATCGGCCACAGCAGGCGGCGCGCCTTGTCCAGGCTGACGTTGTCCGGCCAGCTGTTGAGCGGCGCGAAACGCTGCTGCCCGCGCCCGCCGCCGCCGCGGCCGTCGCCGATGCGGTAGGTGCCGGCGCTGTGCCAGGCCATGCGGATGAACAGGCCGCCGTAATGGCCGAAGTCTGCCGGCCACCAGTCCTGCGAATCGGTCATCAGGTCACGCAGGTCCTTCTTCAGCGCGTGGTAGTCGATCTTCTTGAAGGCCTCGGCATAGTCGAAGCCGGGATCCAGCGGATTGGAGCGCGACGAGTGCTGGTTCAGCAGGTCCAGGCGCAACTGGTTGGGCCACCAGTCGCGGTTGCCGGTGCCGCCGCCCGCAGTCGGATGGAATGGGCACTTGGATTCAGTGGTCATGGCTGGGCTTCCTGTGGCTGTCGGGCGGTTTGGGAGGGCAAGGGGTCGCAGCGGGC belongs to Pseudoxanthomonas sp. F37 and includes:
- the trmD gene encoding tRNA (guanosine(37)-N1)-methyltransferase TrmD, producing MRIDVMTLFPEFIAQAAAVGVVGRAQERGLLSLQGWNPRDYASGGYRRVDDRPFGGGPGMVMLIEPLQACLEAVRAADPAPAPVIYMSPQGVPFTQKKARELAALPRMILLCGRYEGVDERFLQAEVDEELSIGDYVLSGGELAAAVVIDAVGRLQEGALNDADSAVQDSFEGDGLLDCPHYTQPSSHPLGEVPAVLRSGDHAAIARWRRQQALGRTWLRRPDLLDETRLSKADRALLEAFRAGLADRHGAG
- the rplS gene encoding 50S ribosomal protein L19, coding for MSKLLQEFEASQITRELPAFGPGDTVVVNVKVKEGNRERVQAYEGVVIAKKNAGLNSAFTVRKISHGYGVERVFQTHSASIDSVEVKRRGKVRAGKLYYLRDLEGKAARIKEDLAANAAAKAARQAAAAAAE
- a CDS encoding PHB depolymerase family esterase, encoding MMAALAWPGLCAGQGRQDDVRLDAPSPLAGAHEIARRTQTPTTFDRMQRYVTASGRQLAEQTVDMAEARFDVFVPRRPPPPRGYALLVWIPPQDAFRAPMDWMPALEAHGMIYVSPREAGNDEIVFDRRMPLALHAAHGIAARYPVDPERVFVGGFSGGSRTALRVALAYPDVFRGALLNAGSDVIGSTRLTPPPADLLRLFQTTTRLAYVTGAHDLPNRRADAASQRSLQEFCVQQVHRHSMGSRGHATPDRRTFQRVLAWLDAPPSPPDPAALEACRKGLSERVHADLATVRGLLDGGDLVAAGRALGEADQRWGGLAAPESVDLARRIATGLADTR
- a CDS encoding S4 domain-containing protein, translating into MMSGSDEQGMATLRLDIWLWAARFYKTRSLAKQAIVTGKVDVGGQRAKSSRAVRVGDVLAITRGDDTYEIEVRGLSDQRGPAAVAQALYVESEASRARREAALAQRRAERAGYQAPQSRPDKRARRLIRALGDIDAL
- a CDS encoding DUF937 domain-containing protein, coding for MSQASLAEDLFAQLQGAPLQQVSRQLGIGQMQASSAVSAALPLLLGALGRNTAQPQGAEALFGALQRNHTGLDLGSVLGAVLGGASSPQANGAGILGHIFGGQQNRAELGLGQATGLGGERAGQLLKILAPIVLAFLAQRMSQGGAPNDPPGLAEVLGQEQRQVQQQGGLGGGLLGAVLDQDGDGQLGLGDILKIGGGMFGGGR
- the katG gene encoding catalase/peroxidase HPI, translated to MTTESKCPFHPTAGGGTGNRDWWPNQLRLDLLNQHSSRSNPLDPGFDYAEAFKKIDYHALKKDLRDLMTDSQDWWPADFGHYGGLFIRMAWHSAGTYRIGDGRGGGGRGQQRFAPLNSWPDNVSLDKARRLLWPIKQKYGQAISWADLMILAGNVALETMGFRTFGFGGGREDTWEPDQDVYWGRETTWLGGDIRYAHGSEGVEKPGDAGVLVSDDTADGDVHSRRLENPLAAVQMGLIYVNPEGPDGNPDPLLAAKDIRDTFGRMAMDDEETVALIAGGHTFGKTHGAGPADNVGAEPEAGDLEQQGLGWHNRFGSGKGGDTITSGIEVTWTQTPTLWSNKFFENLFGFEWELEKSPAGAHQWVAKGAPEDVPLAHDATRKQRPKMLTTDLSLRFDPIYGPISKRFLENPQAFADAFARAWFKLTHRDMGPRARYLGPEVPREELIWQDPLPHADYAPIDAADIATLKGRIASSGLSVSELVSTAWASASTFRGGDKRGGANGARIRLAPQKDWAVNRPDQLAKVLKTLERIQMEFNLEAGGGKKVSLADLIVLAGGVGVEQAAKAGGVDVTVPFRPGRTDARQDQTDVASFAVLEPVADGFRNYLKGRSIVPAEHLLVDKAQLLTLTAPEMTVLVGGLRVLGANADGGDTGVLTDRPGTLSNDFFVNLLDMGTEWKATGENRYAGHDRKTGAQKWTGSRVDLVFGSNSVLRALAEVYASADGREKFVKDFVAAWTKVMELDRFDLR